The genome window GATCCATAAAGATCACTCGGTCAGCGACAGTTTTTGCGAACCCCATTTCGTGCGTTACGCAGAGCATCGTCATCCCGTCCTGAGCCAGCCCAAGCATGGTATCGAGAACCTCTTTTACCATTTCAGGATCCAATGCGGACGTCGGTTCGTCAAATAGCATAATCTTGGGCTTCATGCACAGCGAGCGCGCGATGGCCACACGCTGCTGCTGCCCTCCGGATAGCTGCCCTGGAAATTTATGCGCATGTGCGGCGATACGCACACGTTCCAGATAGTGCATTGCCAGTTCTTCCGCTTCTTTCTTCGGCATGTTGCGTACCCAGCATGGCGCCAGTGTGCAGTTTTGTAACACGGTTAAGTGGGGGAAAAGATTGAAGTGCTGGAAAACCATACCGACTTCCGTACGAATTTTCTCGATGTT of Pectobacterium carotovorum contains these proteins:
- a CDS encoding amino acid ABC transporter ATP-binding protein: MNQTAFTQSTDHMITLENVNKWYGQFHVLKDINLQVRQGERIVLCGPSGSGKSTTIRCINHLEEHQQGRIVVDGIELNNDLRNIEKIRTEVGMVFQHFNLFPHLTVLQNCTLAPCWVRNMPKKEAEELAMHYLERVRIAAHAHKFPGQLSGGQQQRVAIARSLCMKPKIMLFDEPTSALDPEMVKEVLDTMLGLAQDGMTMLCVTHEMGFAKTVADRVIFMDQGEIVEQAPPDIFFSSPRSERTQSFLSQILH